In Bombus pascuorum chromosome 13, iyBomPasc1.1, whole genome shotgun sequence, a single genomic region encodes these proteins:
- the LOC132913567 gene encoding uncharacterized protein LOC132913567 codes for MLKLNDPDCWILFAKTTYPTVTIFHKQKSRVPLFTMNSWTNITIRWSANTMNVYSNATNVFHYQHTSPLIFYFFSVGVDANSWVTWSVNCVPTDIEGPSVDGGWSEWGPWACSVSCNGGTGIRKRRCDSPTPNIRGEPCVGPSIMTGRCNEILCGDITEDTIKLINRRIRMNHTALTAKEHRSITIKSDSDIVQLITKESPRSELQWSLNGVFVEIEPERLELKDYNIEIMEAVLNDSGVYAMTLRRIDGTYSIIKVVTLAVIPAEETMQIRETLDTTIQCHCAILGHIYSELEVSWLVRNKTWKNYGITLPMAADVEHITKVNKTHNGMWQCVVKQNDLNFVWITNMIYIRGPPNWRTHLMEDQATRFFFGWLPNEDYVGVFVLVLFLILVAAIIVGSYYYITHNLVIKNLNEQIYPAIRIRETAKHIFDLKNIPRSPRGTQYEPLTDEMTTEDQAITDDQITTDDEATIEDEVTEDQTTTENQETPKHQAAIND; via the exons ATGCTCAAGCTTAATGACCCAGATTGTTGGATATTATTCGCAAAAACTACGTACCCTACAGTGACGATTTTCCACAAACAAAAATCGCGTGTACCTTTATTCACAATGAATTCATGGACTAATATTACAATAAG ATGGTCTGCAAATACGATGAACGTCTACTCCAACGCCACAAATGTGTTTCATTATCAGCATACCAGTCCTCTCATATTCTACTTCTTTTCCGTCGGCGTCGATGCCAACAGCTGGGTTACTTGGTCTGTCAATTGCGTTCCAACGG ACATAGAAGGACCATCAGTTGATGGAGGTTGGTCAGAATGGGGACCATGGGCATGCAGCGTGAGCTGCAATGGTGGTACAGGAATTCGAAAACGACGTTGCGACTCGCCAACACCTAACATCAGAGGAGAACCGTGTGTAGGACCGAGTATAATGACTGGACGTTGCAACGAAATTCTTTGTGGCGATATAACCGAAG AtacgataaaattgataaatcgAAGGATTAGAATGAACCACACGGCTCTTACTGCCAAAGAACATCGTTCTATCACAATTAAATCCGACTCGGATATCGTGCAGTTAATTACTAAGGAATCTCCTCGTTCCGAATTACAATGGTCCTTAAATGGTGTCTTTGTAGAGATAGAGCCTGAAAGATTGGAGTTAAAAGATTACAATAttg agatAATGGAAGCGGTTCTAAATGATTCTGGCGTTTATGCGATGACACTACGTCGAATCGATGGAACGTATTCGATTATCAAAGTGGTCACCTTGGCAGTAATTCCAGCAGAGGAAACTATGCAAATAAGGGAAACTCTAGACACAACCATACAATGCCACTGTGCAATCCTAGGACACATTTATTCGGAACTTGAAGTGTCTTGGTTAGTACGCAATAAAACGTGGAAGAATTATGGCATCACGCTTCCAATGGCAGCCGATGTTGAACACATtacaaaagttaataaaaCGCATAACGGGATGTGGCAATGTGTCGTGAAGCAAAATGACTTAAATTTTGTATGGATaacaaatatgatatatatcagag GACCTCCAAATTGGCGTACGCATTTGATGGAAGATCAGGCaacgcgtttcttttttgGTTGGTTGCCAAATGAAGATTACGTCGGTGTTTTCGTATTGGttctttttctgattttaGTCGCAGCTATAATCGTAGGAtcttattattacataac cCATAATTTGGTGATTAAAAACTTAAATGAACAAATATATCCTGCAATTAGAATTCGAGAAACCGCGAAACACATATTTGACCTGAAAAATATACCCAGAAGTCCAAGAGGCACACAATATGAACCACTGACGGACGAAATGACTACCGAAGATCAAGCGATCACTGACGATCAAATAACTACCGACGACGAAGCGACTATTGAAGATGAAGTTACTGAAGATCAAACGACTACCGAAAATCAAGAAACTCCCAAACATCAAGCGGCAATCAATGATTAA